From the Neochlamydia sp. AcF84 genome, the window TTTTTACTTCACCCTCTCTAACTTTCATGAGCAGCCTACTACCCAGAGAAAAGAATAGTGAAGGACTTGATGCGCAGAAAGCCTTAAAAATTCTTCAACCTGAAGGAAACCTTAGTAAAATTATAAGAGGTTTTGAATCACGTGAAGAACAGCAAAAAATGATGCAAAACATCATTGAAGCTTATAATAAAGATCAAATAGCTTTAATAGAAGCAGGAACAGGAACGGGTAAAAGCATTGCTTATCTTATTCCTGCTATACTCTGGGCCGCCCAAAGAAAAGAACGTTCGGTTATCTCCACGCATACAATTACCCTGCAAGAGCAGCTTCTTTTAAAAGATATTCCTATCCTAGCCCAAGCGCTTAATATCACTGTCAAAGCAGTCCTTGTAAAAGGGATGCGCAACTATGTTTGCTTGCGAAAAGTGGAGGAAACACGAGCAGAGCAACTTCTTCTCATTCCCCAAGAAGCAGAGGAATTTGCGCGAATTGATGCTTGGGCGCATACGACCAATGATGGTTCTAAATCTTCCTTAACTTTTGAACCTTCCGGGCATTTATGGGACAAAGTTTGTGCAGAAAATGATACTTGCAGTAAAAGCCAGTGTCCTTTTTATCAAGACTGCCATTTTTTTAAGGCTCGAAGAGAAGCTAACGAAGCTCATTTATTGATCGTCAATCATCACTTGCTTTTTGCTGATTTGGCTAGCCGTGCTGAATCTAAAAATTATCAAGACCCTTCCATTTTGCCCATCTATACCAAAGTTATTTTAGATGAAGCTCATCATATTGAAGATATTGCTACGGAATATTTTGCTCAAAAAGTAAATCAGCTAGATCTCTTGCGAATTGTAGGACGCTTAGCAGCAGAAAAAGGTGGTAAAACCCAAGGAAAGTTAGCTCAACTTAAAGAAAAAATTCTTGCTCACTATAATTCTAAAGCGCCCCCAGCAGAAATCAGCTCCCTTTTAAGTAAATTCAATATTGATCTTCCTGGCATACGTATCGATCTTCTTAAGCTGATTACTGAAGGCTTTGATAAGCTTCATGCCTTCATTAACATGGCAAAAACGGGCATAAGGCCTAATGAAGAACCTTTTAATGAAAACAAACTACGCTTATTGCCTGAACATTATAAGCATACTTTATGGGTAGGAGAAATTAAAAGCCATGTTCACGCTTTAGCTACCAGTTTACAAAAATATGTACAAGTGATCGGTAGCATCGAAAATGCTCTTAAAGCGCTAGGTCAAGAGCCTCTTAATGAAGTCTCTAAGGGTATTCGTTATGAAATCGAGGCTCTTTGCGGAAGATTGGCAGAAGCGAGTTTTATCCTGCAGCAATTTGTAGATACAGCTCCTCCTCCTAATAAAGTAAGGTGGATTGAAGCCCAGATGCTTAAAACGATGATTAATGTAAATATTGCCGATGCCGAATTAGATATCGCAAAAGCTCTAGCCGAGTATTTATTCAAACCCTTTAGCAGTGTAATTCTTTGCAGTGCTACTTTGGCTACCAATAAGCAATTTACTTTTACCAAGCAGCGCTTAGGGCTTACCCCTTCTTACATGAGCAAACTTACGCTAACAGAAAATATTTATGATTCTCCCTTTGACTATCGCACACAAGCTTTATTAGCTATTCCTAACAATATTCCTAATCCTCTTGATAGCAGATTTAACCTAGCAGCGACAGAGAAAATTTGGGAATGTATTCAGGCCAGCCAAGGAAATGCTTTTGTGCTTTTTACTTCCTACACTATGCTTAAAATGTGCTGCCAAGTGTTGCAAGCACGCCTTCAACAATATAAATATTCTCTTTTTAAACAAGGCGATGACAATCGCCAAACCCTCCTTAATAAATTTAAAAAAACAGATCGATCTGTATTATTTGGAACAGACTCATTTTGGGAAGGAGTCGATGTAGTAGGAGAAGCCCTTCGTTGTGTCATCATTGTTAAGCTACCCTTTAAGGTACCTACCGAGCCTATTACTCAAGCGCGTACCGAAGCAATTTTAGCTAAAGGGGGCGACCCTTTTATGGAGTATTCTCTGCCTAATGCAATCGTGAAATTCAAGCAAGGTTTTGGTCGTCTTATCCGCAATAAAAATGATAGAGGCTGTATTGTATGCTTGGACACACGGTTAATTACAAAAAAGTATGGGCAGCAATTTTTGAACAGCCTTCCTCCTTGCCAGCATATCTTTATTCCCAGCGAGAATTTACGCGAACAGATGCAAAATTTTTATAAGAGGACTTCTTATCTAGCTAAAAAGAATTCTAGCTAAAAGGATAAAGTTTGTTAACCTTGCATGAAAAAAGTTCGGTGGCACGGTTATCTTGGTTAGAAGGTAAAGAACTTAAAAAGCCTTCTATAGAATTAAAGTAAAAAACTCTTAGATATTTAAGGGATAGCAAGCTAAGTTTAATTTAGAGCGGCTAATATGATTGTATAAGTAAATAAACCTCCTCAAGCCTTCCTTGCAGGCTTCTGCTGCAAGATTGTCAACCATCCAACCTGCTCTAGCTAACGTATAAAAGCTATTACCTGCTGGCTTAAGTACTGGGTAAAGATTAAATTTATGAAAACGAAGAATTAAGAAAAAAAGGATTAAAACTTAATAATACGAATACTTGAATCTGTTGCAAGAACAATCATACTTCCATCTTTAGAAAAAACCACGCGTATTTCATTATAAGTAGTGCTGCTGCTTTTTAAATTAGCAAATTGTACCCCTTCTGCTACTGTCCAAAGATTCACTTGTCCTTGGAAATTAGTGGTTACAAGGACACTACCATCAGGGCTAAAAAACACACTTTGCACTTCCTTCTCGTGTTTAAGGTAATGGATAGCTTGTCCAGAACAGATATTCCAAAGGATAGCATAATTCTCCTGACATGCTGCGGCAAGCTTACTTCCATCAGGTGAAAAAGCGACCTTATTGACCTCTCCAGCGTGTTTAAAGGCATGAAGAAGTTTGCCACTCACAGCCTCCCAAAGGCGCACGGTATGATCTTGTGAAGCCGTTGCCAGTAGATTTCCATCGGGTGAAAAGCAGCAATCCCATAAGTCTCCTTCATGGTTTAATGTATAGAGAAGCTCACCAGTAGGCACTTTGCAAACACGTACACTTTTTTCTTCAAAGATGGTGGCGAGTAACTCTCCATGAGGAGAAAAAACGTTTTCATAGATTTCTCCATCATAATTAAAAACATGGATAGGTTGCCCCTTGGCAATGTCCCAAAGATGTAATTTATTATTATCATCTTCTACCGTAAGAGTTCTTCCATCAGGTGAAAAAATTGCATGAATGATCTCTTCATTATGGGAAAAGATATGTAAGCATTCTCCTGTAGAGATTTTCCAAAGGTGCACCAATCTATCATCCGACAGGATGGCAAGCATCTTTCCATCCTCGGAAAAAACTGCATGGATCACCATGCCTGTATGTCCTTTAAGATTGTGGACAAGTGTAGAGGTAATGATATTCCAAAGATGAACAGTACCATCCGAAGAGGCTGTCGCTAATAGGCTTCCATCGGGCGAAAACAAAGAGCAAATGTCACCCTTAAGCTGAGTAGGAGAATCCTGAAACCGGCCATGGGCTAAATTCCATAGACGCGTTTTGCCAGCAAATTCTACTAATAAAAAGCCAGCACTATCAGAAAAATCAAAGAATGTTTTCCCTCCCACATACGGTGGCAGCTGAATTTCTTTTTGAATCTTTCCTGTTTTTAAGTTATTATGAGTTACAAAGCTATTAATATACATAGCCCTAGTATATGACGAATTAGGTGAAGTAAAAAATGGAAAATCATAATGATAAAGAGAGGTCCAAAGAATAGGGTCTTCTTTTATCCTATTCCATTGGCGACATACCATGCCTGCATGGACTAAATCTTTCCTAGAGAGATAAGAAAAAATATAGGTAATGAGTTCCTCAGGTAGGTGCAAAGCGGGTGAAGGGGAAGAATAAGAAGGATTTAGCAGAGTAGGGGGAAAATAAGATGAAATATTAACTTGCATTTTTACCTCTTATTCATTCCCATTTATATTTAAATGAAATCTATTTTAATTAAAAACAGTTCATTTATATTGGTAAAATTTTTAAAAGGCAAACAAAAAAAATTTATAAAAAAATCTAATATTACATCCATTTTATTTAAAGATTTTTTTTACCTCGCATGTGATTAATAAATTTAAAATTTGATCTTTTGCTTGTTGCCAAGCGGAGCGTTAAATAGCCTTAAATAAAGACTCTTAAGAAAAAAGCTTAGAGAATTATCTTTTATAGGCTTTGCAAGCAGACATTAATCTACACCTATCCTTATGTATAGCTAAGCTATAACTGACACACATGGCATGTCTCTAACAAGTTTAAATTTTAACTTAAACGTTTAATAAAAAACATTAAACTCCATGTAGGCATTTTCTCTTCTATTGATAAACCTATAGCTACTAATCTGATGATAGGTTGCCTTTAGAGCTAAGCTTTCTACTTCCCACACCACCAAAAAAGATAATAAATTTTTGGATAACTAAAAAATATTGTAGGTTAGTTTAGGGTGTAGAGATGGGCAGGATAATTAAAGTAGAGGTTTTAGCAACTTATTCATTTATGATAAATTGATCGTTGTTCTAGTCGAGCATAAGTGTATAGATTCGCCATGAATAATGAGGCCGATTTAGTAAATTGGAATGACTTTTATTTCTCCTTGCTTCTTTGGATAAGGAAAACGTTTATCCTCAAAATTAAAAAAATTTAAGGGTCTTAACTTTAGGTAAGCCTTACTTACTGGGGAAGGTTAACAGCAAAATTATTAGGAATGCCCCTATAAAAAGTATCCCCAAAAGCATCAGCCAATCCTAATTTGCTATCCTATTTGATAGGGAAATATAAATCGCCATGGTCACAGCCACAAGGGTAATTTTTACGACTACAGCCATTGCCTTGGAAATAAGAATAGATGGTCTTTATGCCCACATTCCGCAGGTTAATTTCCATTAACCTATAATTTCTGAAATGAGGCTTAGGTCAAAACATAAGTTCCTAATTGTTAAATAGTTATCCAATCCCCCTGTAGCCGTAAAAGCTTTTGGATTATGAGGGATTAATTAATTTATCATATTCCCTTATTTCTATTTCATTGGGTAATGTAAAAACAATCCTACGAGGGTAAAGTTCTTGCTACAATACTTTTTCATCTTTCATGTTTTCACTTTATTTGCTTATGGAGGAGCACGAATAGTTTTTTCTAAAAAAAGCTGGAGGCCCACGTTCCTCTCTTTGAATTTAATCCCTTGGTTCCTAACTCGTTAAATAAATTAATCCTTTAATTTAAATTCCATTCCTTATTACTAAAAAATAATATCTTGAGATCGTTATAACCTGCGGAATGTGGGTTTATGCCTCAAGCTATTCCAGAAATAAATCAAATAGAATCAGAAGGAATCAAAGGAAAAATCATTGAGTTGGTATAATAAGACGAAAGTATCAAGAATGCCCCTGTCCTAGCTGAGGCAGAACTAGGAATTATTACGAATGCCGGTAAGCAAGCCTTCCCAGAAGGCAAATAGTATAAATAACCTAGAGGAAAGTTAAAAAGAAGGGGAAGAGTATCTAACCATCTTTGCAGCTCTACAACGCAACTTAAACCTTAAGCATCTTCAAGCAAGAGTGCCCCTATCAAGACCTTTAAATTTACTAGGGTTTAAAAACTTAGTCAGAGTCATAACAATCAGAAGAATCCTCATCAGAACTACATTCATAATAGCAATCTTGCGAGGTAAAATTCAACTTATCAGGCTGGCCTAATTGCCTATTTC encodes:
- a CDS encoding F-box/WD40 repeat-containing protein codes for the protein MQVNISSYFPPTLLNPSYSSPSPALHLPEELITYIFSYLSRKDLVHAGMVCRQWNRIKEDPILWTSLYHYDFPFFTSPNSSYTRAMYINSFVTHNNLKTGKIQKEIQLPPYVGGKTFFDFSDSAGFLLVEFAGKTRLWNLAHGRFQDSPTQLKGDICSLFSPDGSLLATASSDGTVHLWNIITSTLVHNLKGHTGMVIHAVFSEDGKMLAILSDDRLVHLWKISTGECLHIFSHNEEIIHAIFSPDGRTLTVEDDNNKLHLWDIAKGQPIHVFNYDGEIYENVFSPHGELLATIFEEKSVRVCKVPTGELLYTLNHEGDLWDCCFSPDGNLLATASQDHTVRLWEAVSGKLLHAFKHAGEVNKVAFSPDGSKLAAACQENYAILWNICSGQAIHYLKHEKEVQSVFFSPDGSVLVTTNFQGQVNLWTVAEGVQFANLKSSSTTYNEIRVVFSKDGSMIVLATDSSIRIIKF
- a CDS encoding helicase C-terminal domain-containing protein, producing the protein MSSLLPREKNSEGLDAQKALKILQPEGNLSKIIRGFESREEQQKMMQNIIEAYNKDQIALIEAGTGTGKSIAYLIPAILWAAQRKERSVISTHTITLQEQLLLKDIPILAQALNITVKAVLVKGMRNYVCLRKVEETRAEQLLLIPQEAEEFARIDAWAHTTNDGSKSSLTFEPSGHLWDKVCAENDTCSKSQCPFYQDCHFFKARREANEAHLLIVNHHLLFADLASRAESKNYQDPSILPIYTKVILDEAHHIEDIATEYFAQKVNQLDLLRIVGRLAAEKGGKTQGKLAQLKEKILAHYNSKAPPAEISSLLSKFNIDLPGIRIDLLKLITEGFDKLHAFINMAKTGIRPNEEPFNENKLRLLPEHYKHTLWVGEIKSHVHALATSLQKYVQVIGSIENALKALGQEPLNEVSKGIRYEIEALCGRLAEASFILQQFVDTAPPPNKVRWIEAQMLKTMINVNIADAELDIAKALAEYLFKPFSSVILCSATLATNKQFTFTKQRLGLTPSYMSKLTLTENIYDSPFDYRTQALLAIPNNIPNPLDSRFNLAATEKIWECIQASQGNAFVLFTSYTMLKMCCQVLQARLQQYKYSLFKQGDDNRQTLLNKFKKTDRSVLFGTDSFWEGVDVVGEALRCVIIVKLPFKVPTEPITQARTEAILAKGGDPFMEYSLPNAIVKFKQGFGRLIRNKNDRGCIVCLDTRLITKKYGQQFLNSLPPCQHIFIPSENLREQMQNFYKRTSYLAKKNSS